The Xenopus tropicalis strain Nigerian chromosome 7, UCB_Xtro_10.0, whole genome shotgun sequence genome includes a region encoding these proteins:
- the mttp.2 gene encoding microsomal triglyceride transfer protein: protein MAIKSHPSLSYTQIALLLFCCSAKAFSEALSFQPGISYQYHYMLDLKVKHISQPSMPETNLKIDANVQTYLLWRNKSQLEEQLVHVQIKDSTVHRNNNSNSVIKHVIDTGNLGRPVLFHWISGKIVGLYGTKEDKSRILDLKRGLVSLFQFQTFSGIQTEEDVSGTCSVTYQISDGSIKKTKDLSSCTALPFGYQADNTVFGVSLNSTSKSELSHVGGTIQTAASEESHIVYLRATSLLGSEVASRQYLELKSSIPGPAEIPEDSVQNILKLLPEKYQKIEIASHPQRRNEGSHLLKNYLKTSPKKLTKLTISKVSTTRQFNAMVKMLRHAKKRDILQLLQKAAGELVPFYIDAAVGAQSSASLAALSEFLDFSKKKQVSLHEKFLYSAALAPHPTKEMLNLVLEKLKGKVSDPVIMETGIVVIGAIVGKMCKMKLCEIKDVDIAKATLVEGLHEAEEESEIKIYLLALKNAQLPETIPLLLQYAEENGGAVSRKALAALQSFPTEMISTKEVKSTLRKIFHQTYQEYDKASRLIAAEILLVTEHSQMDLINIILGLEDINTEASKLLLSKIQRGQQIKNRLRKTEKTLLTNKHLYNYSKLSQSGRSTFFSGPLTATKDVSSTYGLDLLFTESGLLKQSISDITLFGHNNHLKAMQVSIEAEGLESLFGDGTDDDDDEHKDATVGMSAMLFDVQLRPVVFFQGYMDLVSKVFSSSGDPISVVKGDVLLIDYLQRLPMQSGLQAIVEYQGGLGLEVSANIDVSIWEQESKTNINTKASLVFEFTTEVDTSFFQTDIKAQVDAETAVDFDSIMKFSSFPMLMCLELRQNNMPYRETYILSESLPEKNITYTKRKGRKATLWGRDFPFHSSNSEMCRSLLTADE from the exons CTTTTTCAGAAGCCCTATCATTCCAGCCAGGAATTTCCTACCAGTACCACTACATGCTTGATTTAAAGGTAAAACATATCTCCCAGCCATCTATGCCAGAAACAAACCTGAAGATTGATGCCAATGTTCAGACTTACCTTCTATGGAGAAATAAAAGTCAGCTAGAAGAGCAGCTGGTGCATGTACAG atAAAAGATTCTACAGTTCACagaaataacaatagtaattctgtTATCAAACATGTGATAGACACTGGCAATTTGGGCCGCCCTGTCCTTTTCCATTGGATATCTGGCAAG attgtagGTTTGTATGGAACTAAAGAAGACAAGTCTCGAATTCTGGACTTGAAAAGAGGACTTGTCAGCCTTTTTCAGTTTCAGACTTTTTCTGGAATTCAAACAGAG GAAGATGTCTCAGGGACATGTTCAGTCACTTACCAGATATCTGACGGCTCCATCAAAAAGACAAAAGATCTGAGCAGCTGTACAGCATTACCCTTTGGCTATCAAGCTGATAACACT GTTTTTGGAGTTTCTTTAAATTCCACCAGCAAAAGTGAGTTGTCACATGTTGGAGGTACAATCCAGACGGCAGCTTCAGAAGAAAGTCATATAGTCTATCTGCGTGCAACATCTTTACTTGGTTCTGAGGTTGCTTCAAG GCAATACTTGGAACTAAAGTCTTCCATTCCCGGACCTGCTGAGATCCCTGAGGACAGTGTTCAAAACATACTAAAATTACTGCCTGAAAAATATCAGAAAATAGAAATTGCTAGCCATCCTCAGAGACGAAATGAAGGAAGCCATTTG cttaaaaactatttaaaaacctCTCCAAAAAAGCTGACTAAACTGACCATTTCTAAAGTATCAACAACCAGACAATTTAATGCTATGGTGAAGATGCTCCGTCATGCAAAAAAAAGGGATATTCTCCAGCTCTTACAAAAGGCTGCTGGTGAATTGGT CCCTTTTTACATTGATGCTGCTGTGGGAGCCCAATCATCCGCTTCTTTAGCAGCCCTCTCCGAGTTCTTGGATTTCAGTAAAAAGAAGCAGGTCAGCTTGCATGAAAAATTTCTTTATTCAGCAGCACTTGCACCTCATCCAACAAAGGAAATGCTCAACCTTGTTTTA gAGAAACTGAAGGGTAAAGTTTCAGACCCAGTTATTATGGAAACTGGAATTGTTGTAATTGGAGCTATCGTTGGCAAGATGTGCAAGATGAAGCTTTGTGAAATAAAG GATGTTGATATTGCAAAAGCCACACTCGTAGAAGGTTTGCATGAGGCAGAGGAAGAATCTGAGATAAAAATTTATCTTCTTGCTTTGAAAAATGCCCAGCTTCCAGAAACCATACCCCTTTTACTTCAGTATGCCGAAGAAAATGGCGGAGCTGTGTCCAGGAAAGCATTAGCTGCTTTACAAAGCTTTCCAACTGAAATGATATCTACaaag GAGGTGAAGAGCACTTTAAGAAAGATTTTTCATCAAACATACCAAGAGTATGATAAGGCAAGTCGGCTGATTGCAGCAGAGATATTGTTGGTAACAGAACATTCACAGATGGACCTCATCAATATAATACTGGGCCTAGAAGACATTAATACTGAGGCTTCAAAGCTACTGCTTTCCAAAATACAGAGAgggcaacaaataaaaaatcGGTTACG CAAAACAGAGAAGACACTTTTAACAAACAAACATCTGTACAATTACAGCAAATTATCACAGTCAGGGAGATCCACATTTTTTTCTGGACCGTTAACAG CTACAAAAGATGTGTCATCCACCTATGGACTAGATCTTTTGTTCACTGAATCTGGGTTACTGAAGCAGAGCATTTCAGATATTACATTATTTGGCCACAACAATCATCTCAAGGCAATGCag GTTTCTATTGAAGCTGAAGGCCTGGAGTCTCTGTTTGGGGATGGAaccgatgatgatgatgatgaacacAAGGATGCAACAGTTGGGATGTCAGCTATGTTGTTTGATGTGCAGCTACGACCAGTAGTATTTTTCCAAGGTTATATGGATTTGGTGTCAAAAGTATTTTCAAGCAGTGGAGATCCAATAAGTGTGGTGAAAGGAGATGTTTTGCTTATTGACTATCTCCAG AGGCTGCCAATGCAGTCTGGGCTGCAGGCCATTGTTGAATATCAGGGTGGGCTTGGCTTAGAGGTCTCAGCAAACATTGATGTCAGCATCTGGGAACAAGAATCCAAAACAAACATCAACACAAA GGCATCTCTTGTCTTTGAATTTACAACAGAAGTGGATACCTCTTTTTTCCAAACTGATATCAAGGCTCAGGTTGATGCAGAGACTGCAGTAGACTTTGACTCCATTATGAAATTTTCATCTTTTCCAATGCTTATGTGCCTTGAGCTGCGCCAGAACAACATGCCTTACAG AGAGACCTACATCTTGTCAGAATCGCTTCCAGAGAAGAACATCACATACACGAAACGAAAAGGACGGAAGGCAACACTCTGGGGGAGAGATTTTCCTTTTCACAGTTCCAACTCAGAAATGTGTAGGAGCTTACTGACTGCAGATGAATAG